Proteins co-encoded in one Opitutus terrae PB90-1 genomic window:
- a CDS encoding DUF5060 domain-containing protein: MKPALFTFSLAFALSAFAATPRVEFAASADRVGCYDFVEVTLHVAQPTGGNPFTDVTVAGTFGLSGETPIAVDGFCDSADGRVFRIRFMPAKPGAYDYTVTYREGGFAQQHRGQFQAVDQRNRGLVRLDPEYPSHFQWEGTQERFFWNGTTAYFLAGWDDATIRDAIERLDLHKITRIRAALAGRVADGRTWFEPVEPSDKFTFRLEPWVAANSASLEQPGFDVSRFNVGYWQKWEKLLAETRARDMAVSVVFYVDGSRPGVDPFGKSGMGGVDEQRYYRYAIARFGAYANVMWDLANEYRLFRDDAWAERMGAFVKQADPYDHLTSTHGHDDFRFRKSPWADFALHQSWDEHGGYDFMLKNRREQEQTGRVIPQINEEYGYEDHYPQGWGESRTAPARSAETRARLAWEICLAGGYQTTGERANSEHGGGWLNGRGDDSMTMLERYGHLYDFFTGIRWWELEPAVELVSGVVPHPKAPAHAAPRVFAARNPNGDLAAIYVRDGGIVTIKSDLLKDQLKPLWFSPRDGGMRNARMLRAGGYRTPTAEDWVLLFRTPCNCSFRDFGNEFEP, from the coding sequence ATGAAACCCGCCCTGTTCACCTTCTCGCTCGCGTTCGCCCTCAGCGCCTTCGCCGCCACGCCGCGCGTCGAATTCGCCGCGTCGGCCGACCGCGTCGGCTGCTATGACTTCGTCGAGGTGACGTTGCACGTTGCTCAGCCCACCGGCGGCAACCCGTTCACCGACGTCACCGTCGCAGGCACCTTCGGCCTGTCCGGCGAGACTCCAATCGCCGTTGACGGATTCTGCGATTCGGCCGACGGCCGCGTTTTCCGGATCCGTTTCATGCCGGCGAAGCCGGGCGCGTACGACTACACCGTGACCTACCGCGAGGGCGGCTTCGCGCAGCAGCACCGCGGTCAATTCCAAGCCGTCGACCAGCGCAACCGCGGCCTCGTCCGGCTCGATCCCGAATACCCGAGTCACTTCCAGTGGGAAGGCACCCAGGAGCGCTTTTTCTGGAACGGCACCACCGCCTACTTCCTCGCCGGTTGGGACGACGCCACGATCCGCGACGCGATCGAGCGGCTCGATCTCCACAAGATCACGCGTATCCGCGCGGCGCTGGCCGGCCGGGTCGCGGATGGCCGTACGTGGTTCGAGCCCGTGGAGCCTTCGGACAAGTTCACTTTTCGGCTCGAACCGTGGGTCGCCGCGAACTCCGCGAGCCTCGAGCAGCCCGGCTTCGACGTGAGCAGGTTCAACGTCGGCTACTGGCAGAAATGGGAAAAGCTCCTCGCCGAAACGCGCGCCCGGGACATGGCGGTTTCCGTCGTGTTCTACGTCGATGGCAGCCGCCCCGGCGTCGATCCGTTCGGCAAGTCCGGCATGGGCGGCGTGGACGAGCAGCGCTACTATCGCTACGCCATCGCCCGCTTCGGCGCCTACGCCAATGTGATGTGGGACCTGGCCAACGAGTATCGGCTGTTCCGGGACGACGCGTGGGCGGAGAGGATGGGCGCATTCGTGAAACAGGCGGACCCTTACGATCACCTGACATCGACCCACGGCCACGATGATTTCCGTTTCAGGAAATCGCCGTGGGCCGATTTTGCGCTGCATCAGTCCTGGGACGAACACGGCGGCTATGACTTCATGCTCAAAAACCGCCGCGAACAGGAGCAGACCGGCCGCGTGATCCCGCAGATCAACGAGGAATACGGCTACGAGGATCACTATCCGCAGGGCTGGGGCGAGAGCCGCACCGCGCCTGCCCGCTCCGCTGAAACCCGCGCCCGACTCGCGTGGGAAATCTGCCTCGCCGGCGGCTATCAGACCACCGGCGAACGCGCCAACAGCGAGCACGGCGGCGGCTGGCTCAACGGCCGCGGCGATGATTCGATGACGATGCTCGAGCGCTACGGGCACCTCTACGACTTTTTCACCGGCATCCGTTGGTGGGAGTTGGAGCCGGCGGTCGAGTTGGTTTCAGGCGTGGTGCCGCATCCGAAGGCGCCAGCCCACGCTGCGCCGCGTGTGTTTGCCGCGCGCAATCCGAACGGCGACCTCGCCGCGATCTACGTGCGCGACGGCGGGATCGTCACGATCAAGAGCGATCTCCTGAAGGATCAGCTCAAGCCGCTCTGGTTCAGCCCGCGCGATGGCGGCATGCGCAACGCGCGTATGCTCCGCGCCGGCGGTTATCGCACGCCCACCGCCGAGGATTGGGTGCTGCTGTTCCGCACGCCGTGCAACTGCTCGTTTCGCGACTTCGGAAACGAGTTCGAGCCATGA
- a CDS encoding ABC transporter substrate-binding protein, protein MLVACASSLSAAQSAQPPTPAPDPYFRLRDTTLGYHGVAEDFTDLREIRLGWFGPSDTADPLHGDFWWAANFAVEDANHHPTPAEPSAFAALPIRLVPCWAPDPWRAGVSLLARMVYDEQPLALIGSVDSASTHLAEQIVAKAQLPLISPIATDKTATLAGVAWMFSCAPDDTAVARVLVDDVLAAASDADRSTTDAPAITSRPRPNSVGNTPTPAGNRHSASGNRKSPLVLLATTDHESRAAAREVMRELSRRGRLPEFRFDLPPDVPDATEPLRSVRSSHPATVIVIANAPDSARLVRTVREQLGNIPVVGGPAMGRTRFVELAGPAAEGVRFPLLFALDARDEATARFTTRFLAARHHEPDYAAALAYDSTRLLIASIRRAGPNRARIREALVQFSPWIGIAGPISFDGTGQNRRADLRLGTIRAGVVAALNPPPTSDTVTDVATISGLMGTRRPRRVHRRRGRRRSITPPSVGVSPNHSCITK, encoded by the coding sequence GTGCTCGTCGCATGCGCGAGCAGCTTGTCCGCCGCTCAGTCCGCTCAGCCGCCCACCCCCGCGCCCGATCCCTACTTCCGCTTGCGCGACACCACGCTCGGCTACCATGGCGTCGCCGAGGATTTCACCGACCTCCGGGAAATTCGCCTCGGCTGGTTCGGACCAAGCGACACCGCCGATCCGCTGCACGGCGACTTCTGGTGGGCCGCCAATTTCGCGGTCGAAGACGCCAACCACCATCCAACGCCGGCCGAACCTTCGGCGTTTGCGGCGCTGCCCATCCGGCTCGTGCCGTGTTGGGCGCCGGATCCGTGGCGCGCGGGAGTCTCGCTGCTTGCGCGCATGGTCTACGACGAGCAACCGCTGGCACTGATCGGCTCAGTCGATTCTGCGTCCACGCACCTGGCCGAACAGATCGTCGCAAAGGCCCAGCTACCGCTCATCAGTCCTATCGCGACCGACAAGACCGCGACGCTCGCGGGTGTCGCCTGGATGTTTTCCTGCGCGCCCGACGACACGGCCGTCGCCCGCGTGCTCGTCGACGATGTTCTCGCCGCGGCCTCCGACGCGGATCGATCAACCACCGATGCCCCGGCGATCACCAGCCGACCACGACCGAACTCGGTAGGGAATACCCCAACGCCCGCCGGCAATCGGCATTCGGCATCCGGCAATCGCAAGTCCCCTCTCGTCCTGCTCGCGACGACCGACCACGAATCTCGCGCGGCCGCCCGCGAGGTCATGCGTGAACTGTCCCGTCGCGGCCGACTGCCGGAGTTTCGATTCGATCTGCCTCCCGACGTGCCAGACGCGACCGAGCCGTTGCGCAGTGTCCGTTCGTCGCATCCCGCCACGGTGATCGTGATCGCCAACGCGCCGGACTCCGCGCGGCTGGTCCGCACGGTGCGCGAGCAACTGGGCAACATTCCCGTGGTCGGCGGCCCCGCGATGGGGCGCACCCGTTTTGTCGAACTCGCCGGCCCGGCGGCCGAAGGCGTGCGGTTCCCGCTCCTCTTCGCGCTCGACGCGCGGGACGAAGCAACGGCCCGTTTCACCACCCGCTTCCTCGCGGCGCGCCATCACGAGCCCGACTACGCGGCGGCGCTCGCCTACGATTCCACCCGGCTGCTCATCGCCTCGATCCGTCGCGCCGGCCCCAACCGCGCGCGGATCCGCGAAGCCCTTGTCCAGTTCAGCCCGTGGATCGGCATCGCCGGCCCAATTTCGTTCGATGGCACCGGCCAAAATCGCCGCGCCGATCTTCGGCTCGGCACGATCCGCGCCGGCGTGGTGGCGGCGCTCAACCCGCCACCGACGAGCGACACGGTCACCGACGTCGCCACTATCAGCGGACTAATGGGAACGCGACGCCCCCGTCGCGTTCACCGGCGACGAGGGCGGCGCCGCTCCATCACACCTCCTTCAGTCGGTGTGTCGCCAAACCACAGTTGCATCACGAAATGA
- a CDS encoding ABC transporter substrate-binding protein, whose amino-acid sequence MRPHGQDARAIQAAFFRSLHTIAASLSLIALVLAPVCASAADASTPAAVATPDPAAAAILPQLDTGYYRQPTLPLKQNENYAKSSADVEPYGGVKPYKEHFLLQMEYAGAGRGLPEPEHVDSVKIGFLGPIKPTVSVATGGKSHNEEKLGVAMMRAATLAIEEANAQGGYLKRRVPFELAVHNDNALWGASGSEVVDMAYKDGVWAIIGGIDGANTHIAIRVALKIEIPWMTPGDLDPTYIETNIPWVMRCIGDDRQLNYLLVDYALRKMDYQRPCIIRSSNRYGRFGVREIRDSCRRMGRPSVIEMAYRGGATDFTLQLDRIAEYKPDVIFHWGNGDDAARVLNAIRARGWKQPFLTCDRAVTDEFLEIAGANAEGVVCAYPWNPERQDPKLEAFREAFRKRWDAEADTYAAHAYDGTNMLIWAIQNAGLNRAKIRDLIAYRTEPFHGITGEIPLSSAMDDAGEVFLAIREGGKWVYHSRDDLGIPRGTVIEKPRAEREVARAQ is encoded by the coding sequence ATGCGTCCACACGGTCAGGATGCCCGTGCCATCCAGGCTGCTTTTTTCCGCAGCCTCCACACCATCGCCGCGAGTCTCAGTTTGATCGCACTGGTCCTTGCACCGGTCTGCGCCTCCGCCGCCGATGCGTCCACGCCTGCCGCCGTTGCCACCCCCGATCCCGCCGCTGCCGCCATCCTGCCGCAGCTCGACACCGGTTACTACCGGCAGCCCACGCTGCCGCTGAAGCAGAACGAAAATTACGCGAAGTCCTCCGCCGACGTGGAGCCCTACGGTGGCGTGAAGCCTTACAAGGAGCACTTTCTGCTCCAGATGGAATACGCCGGCGCGGGCCGCGGCCTTCCCGAACCCGAGCACGTGGACTCGGTGAAGATCGGCTTTCTCGGCCCCATCAAGCCGACCGTCTCCGTCGCCACGGGCGGCAAGAGTCACAATGAGGAAAAACTCGGCGTCGCGATGATGCGCGCCGCCACGCTCGCCATCGAGGAGGCCAACGCGCAGGGCGGCTATCTCAAGCGCCGCGTGCCGTTCGAGCTCGCCGTGCACAACGACAACGCGCTCTGGGGCGCGTCCGGCAGCGAGGTTGTCGACATGGCCTACAAGGACGGCGTCTGGGCCATCATCGGCGGCATCGACGGCGCCAATACTCACATCGCCATCCGGGTCGCGCTCAAGATCGAAATCCCCTGGATGACTCCCGGCGACCTCGATCCCACCTACATCGAGACCAACATTCCGTGGGTGATGCGCTGCATTGGTGACGACCGTCAGCTCAACTACCTCCTCGTCGACTACGCCCTCCGCAAGATGGACTACCAGCGTCCCTGCATCATCCGCTCGAGCAACCGCTACGGGCGTTTCGGCGTGCGCGAGATTCGCGACAGCTGCCGCCGCATGGGTCGACCGAGCGTGATCGAAATGGCCTACAGGGGCGGCGCCACCGATTTCACGCTGCAGCTCGACCGCATCGCCGAGTACAAGCCGGACGTGATCTTTCATTGGGGCAACGGCGACGACGCCGCGCGCGTGCTCAACGCGATCCGCGCCCGCGGTTGGAAGCAGCCGTTCCTCACCTGCGACCGTGCGGTCACCGATGAATTCCTCGAGATCGCCGGCGCCAACGCCGAGGGCGTCGTCTGCGCGTACCCGTGGAATCCCGAGCGCCAGGATCCGAAGCTCGAGGCCTTCCGCGAAGCGTTCCGAAAACGGTGGGACGCGGAGGCCGACACCTACGCCGCTCATGCCTACGACGGCACCAACATGCTGATCTGGGCCATCCAGAATGCCGGTCTGAACCGCGCGAAGATCCGCGATCTGATCGCTTACCGCACGGAACCGTTCCACGGCATCACCGGCGAGATCCCGCTCAGCTCCGCGATGGACGACGCCGGTGAAGTTTTCCTTGCGATCCGGGAGGGCGGCAAATGGGTCTACCATTCGCGCGACGATCTCGGCATTCCGCGCGGCACGGTGATCGAAAAACCCCGCGCCGAGCGCGAGGTCGCGAGGGCGCAGTGA
- a CDS encoding multiheme c-type cytochrome has product MRLTLNLLAALATFAVVPLTTRAADSYANAPIKDPVYIGAEACAECHDNAATGAQYRKWRTTAHARAYENLSMPESQEITRLSGITEAPLKSRMCLGCHATASDEEDWRRDDGFRLEDGMQCEMCHGPGSEYATKEIMKDREQAMKRGLLMLTKDDCLRCHRPKGSHDMVLKGRKPFNLDEAWQAIAHPIPKGKQAVLAAASASPPTSAQPTAAPATPPARPAPPLHVEPTYKNPLNLALSPDNRELWVACEQAGTIAVVDTATRTKALEFQVGGQPTEIAFTPDGRRAFVSNRLDDTVSVVDVATHQVTATIEVGDEPHGVLVDREGKHLYVLNTSIDNVSVIDLASLQEVKRLSASRSPWDLALSPDGQTIVVTNVLSRYTGDRNPSLSELTVIDTARAVVKDRITVPGANLLEGIAWHPSGEYAVFTELRTKNLVPMTRINHGWTITNGLGLLWADGTVDQVLLDQNDICFPDPTDIAITPDGRLAVVTSSSSDRVAVVDLQKLTALLKSAPPEERTRVIPNHTGKPAEFVVAYIPVHTTPRGITCSADGATAFVASKLDDSVTVIDLRQLAVAARVDLGGPSEVTMHRRGERLFHSADIAFRRQFSCSTCHPDGHIDNLAYSIEDSGVGMNPVDNRTLRGIADTAPFKWSGVNPSLKRQCGARLAVFITRIQPFTPAQLEDLHDYLCSIPRPPNRYRALGQDLTEAQRRGQAIFERTRRNDGSLIPPEGRCATCHPAPLYTDGRLHDVGTKFALDRDGKFDPPHLMNIYDSAPYLHNGIARTLEEIWTVYNPDDRHGVTNDMTKDQLNDLVEYLKTL; this is encoded by the coding sequence ATGAGACTCACGCTGAACCTATTGGCTGCACTGGCGACGTTCGCCGTCGTGCCGCTCACCACCCGCGCGGCCGACAGCTACGCGAACGCGCCGATCAAGGACCCCGTTTACATCGGCGCCGAAGCGTGCGCCGAGTGTCATGACAACGCCGCCACCGGCGCGCAATACCGGAAGTGGCGCACCACCGCGCACGCTCGGGCGTATGAGAATCTGTCGATGCCCGAATCGCAGGAGATCACGCGGCTGAGCGGCATCACCGAAGCCCCGTTGAAATCGCGCATGTGCCTCGGCTGTCACGCCACCGCGTCGGACGAAGAGGACTGGCGCCGCGACGACGGCTTCCGACTCGAGGACGGCATGCAGTGCGAGATGTGTCACGGTCCCGGCAGCGAATACGCCACGAAGGAAATCATGAAGGACCGCGAGCAGGCGATGAAGCGCGGGTTGCTCATGCTCACCAAGGACGACTGCCTGCGTTGCCATCGCCCGAAGGGTTCGCACGACATGGTCCTGAAAGGCCGCAAGCCGTTCAATCTCGATGAAGCCTGGCAGGCCATCGCCCATCCGATTCCGAAGGGCAAGCAGGCCGTGCTCGCTGCCGCCAGCGCGTCGCCGCCGACGAGCGCCCAACCGACCGCGGCGCCCGCAACGCCACCCGCCCGGCCGGCTCCGCCCCTGCACGTCGAACCGACTTACAAAAACCCGCTCAATCTGGCGCTCTCGCCCGACAATCGTGAACTCTGGGTGGCGTGCGAGCAGGCGGGCACGATCGCGGTGGTCGACACCGCCACGCGCACCAAGGCCCTCGAGTTCCAGGTCGGCGGCCAGCCGACGGAGATCGCGTTCACCCCCGACGGCCGACGCGCGTTCGTCTCGAACCGGCTCGACGATACTGTCTCGGTCGTCGACGTCGCCACGCACCAGGTCACCGCGACGATCGAGGTCGGCGACGAGCCGCACGGCGTTCTCGTCGATCGCGAGGGCAAACACCTCTACGTCCTCAACACCTCGATCGACAACGTCTCGGTGATCGATCTGGCCTCGCTCCAGGAGGTCAAGCGGCTCAGCGCCTCGCGCTCGCCGTGGGACCTCGCGCTCTCGCCCGACGGCCAGACGATCGTCGTCACCAACGTGCTCTCGCGCTACACGGGCGACCGCAACCCGTCGCTTTCCGAGCTCACCGTCATCGACACCGCCCGCGCCGTCGTCAAGGACCGCATCACCGTCCCCGGCGCGAATCTGCTCGAGGGCATTGCCTGGCACCCAAGCGGCGAATACGCCGTGTTCACCGAGCTGCGCACCAAGAACCTCGTGCCGATGACGCGCATCAACCACGGGTGGACGATCACCAACGGTCTCGGCCTCCTCTGGGCCGACGGCACGGTCGATCAGGTGCTCCTCGACCAGAACGATATTTGCTTCCCCGACCCGACCGACATCGCGATCACGCCCGACGGCCGGCTCGCGGTCGTGACGAGTTCCAGTTCCGACCGGGTTGCGGTCGTCGATCTCCAGAAACTCACCGCGCTGCTGAAGTCCGCGCCGCCCGAGGAGCGCACCCGCGTCATTCCCAACCACACCGGCAAGCCGGCGGAATTTGTCGTAGCCTACATCCCGGTCCACACGACGCCGCGCGGCATCACCTGTTCGGCCGACGGCGCCACGGCGTTCGTCGCCAGCAAGCTCGACGACTCAGTCACCGTCATCGATCTGCGCCAGCTTGCCGTCGCGGCTCGCGTCGATCTCGGCGGCCCGAGCGAGGTGACCATGCACCGCCGCGGCGAACGACTCTTCCACAGCGCGGATATCGCGTTCCGGCGCCAGTTCTCGTGCAGCACCTGCCACCCCGACGGCCACATCGACAATCTCGCCTACAGCATCGAGGACTCCGGTGTCGGCATGAACCCGGTCGACAACCGCACGCTCCGCGGCATCGCGGACACCGCGCCGTTCAAATGGTCCGGCGTCAATCCCAGCCTCAAGCGGCAATGCGGCGCGCGGCTCGCGGTCTTCATCACGCGGATCCAGCCGTTCACGCCCGCGCAACTCGAGGATCTCCACGATTACCTTTGCTCGATCCCGCGTCCGCCAAACCGCTATCGCGCCCTCGGCCAGGATCTCACCGAGGCGCAGCGCCGCGGGCAGGCGATCTTCGAACGCACCCGCCGCAACGATGGCTCGCTCATTCCGCCCGAGGGCCGCTGCGCCACCTGCCATCCGGCGCCGCTCTACACCGACGGCCGGCTCCACGATGTCGGCACCAAGTTCGCGCTCGATCGCGACGGCAAGTTCGATCCGCCGCATCTGATGAACATCTACGATTCCGCGCCCTACCTGCACAACGGCATCGCGCGCACGCTCGAGGAGATCTGGACCGTCTACAATCCCGACGATCGCCACGGCGTAACCAACGACATGACCAAGGACCAGCTGAACGATCTGGTCGAGTATCTCAAAACGCTCTGA
- a CDS encoding CRTAC1 family protein produces the protein MNTTITTTGEPLDFRMVHLVARASRPWAALCAAIMGNIPMARHGRDARATTDQARRLGKPTFALTTMVAFAILTAPLVLAASAPWPQFTDVTESAGIAFKHGYGDLELNNIVEATGPGCCVFDYNNDGLMDVYFVNGRWHPDVSDNRGRSLKGKLANALYRNNGDGTFTDVTAAAGVAGRVDSYGMAASAADYDNDGHLDLYVCNYGSNLLYHNNGDGTFTDVTEKAGVLSPGWSLAAPWFDYDGDGRLDLFVVHYLDYDKGAFQRTGAYYKADNFPGPLSYPGLPDHLYRNNGDGTFTDVTEATGLWEPTGRGMGAVACDLDGDGDVDLYVTNDAMPNNLWINDGRGHFTDQGMETNTAFGEGGQGVSSMGPFVADVDRDGRLDILVPDMGYSSLMLQKQPRFFTDVTAQSGVAVLCGQYTGWGGLLNDYDNDGYADLFIANGDPHHTYVEEAVIARWDGQSKFVDMARVSGDFFNHKYVGRGAAFADFDNDGDLDIVMNVIGDLPRVLRNDGGNARHWLKLAPLRADTGLIALNATVTVKAGGLTMIQPVLATNGYLTASDPRPNFGLGDATAADSVEIRWPDGTRQKLTDVMADQILTVKHGTDDGAAHAEPSRPESAIPAPATVRK, from the coding sequence ATGAATACGACGATCACGACGACCGGCGAACCTCTCGATTTCAGGATGGTGCATCTCGTGGCACGGGCGTCCCGCCCGTGGGCGGCGCTCTGCGCCGCCATCATGGGCAACATTCCCATGGCCCGGCACGGGCGGGACGCCCGTGCCACCACCGACCAGGCGCGCAGGCTTGGGAAGCCAACGTTCGCTCTCACCACGATGGTGGCCTTCGCAATTTTGACCGCGCCCTTGGTCCTCGCCGCATCCGCGCCCTGGCCCCAGTTCACCGACGTCACTGAATCCGCGGGCATCGCGTTCAAACACGGCTACGGCGACCTCGAGTTGAACAACATCGTCGAGGCCACCGGGCCCGGCTGCTGCGTCTTCGACTACAACAACGACGGCCTGATGGACGTCTACTTCGTCAACGGTCGTTGGCATCCGGACGTCAGCGACAACCGCGGCCGCTCGTTGAAGGGCAAGCTCGCCAACGCGCTTTATCGCAACAACGGCGACGGCACCTTTACCGATGTCACCGCGGCCGCCGGCGTCGCCGGCCGCGTCGACAGTTACGGCATGGCCGCATCGGCGGCCGACTACGACAACGACGGTCACCTCGACCTCTACGTCTGCAACTACGGCAGCAACCTTCTCTATCACAACAACGGCGACGGCACGTTCACGGACGTGACCGAGAAGGCCGGCGTGCTCAGCCCCGGCTGGAGCCTGGCGGCGCCGTGGTTCGACTACGACGGCGACGGCCGGCTCGACCTGTTCGTCGTTCACTACCTCGACTACGACAAGGGCGCCTTCCAGCGCACGGGCGCCTACTACAAGGCCGACAACTTTCCCGGGCCGCTCTCCTATCCCGGCCTGCCGGATCATCTGTATCGGAACAACGGCGATGGCACCTTCACCGACGTCACCGAGGCGACCGGGTTGTGGGAACCCACCGGCCGCGGCATGGGCGCGGTGGCCTGCGATCTCGATGGCGATGGCGACGTCGATCTGTACGTCACCAACGACGCCATGCCAAACAACCTTTGGATCAACGACGGACGCGGTCATTTCACCGACCAGGGCATGGAGACCAACACCGCCTTCGGCGAAGGCGGTCAGGGCGTCTCGTCGATGGGGCCCTTCGTGGCCGACGTCGATCGCGATGGACGGCTCGACATCCTCGTGCCCGACATGGGCTACAGCTCGCTGATGCTGCAGAAACAGCCGCGCTTTTTCACCGATGTCACGGCGCAGTCCGGGGTCGCGGTGCTTTGTGGCCAATACACCGGTTGGGGCGGGTTGCTCAACGACTACGACAACGACGGCTACGCCGATCTGTTCATCGCCAACGGCGACCCGCATCACACCTACGTCGAGGAAGCGGTCATCGCCCGCTGGGACGGCCAGAGCAAGTTCGTCGACATGGCGCGCGTTTCCGGCGACTTCTTCAATCACAAATACGTGGGCCGCGGCGCCGCGTTTGCCGACTTCGACAACGACGGCGATCTCGACATCGTGATGAACGTCATCGGCGATTTGCCGCGCGTGCTGCGCAACGATGGCGGCAATGCGCGCCACTGGCTGAAGCTTGCGCCGCTCCGCGCCGACACCGGCCTCATCGCGCTCAATGCCACGGTAACGGTCAAGGCCGGAGGGCTGACGATGATCCAGCCCGTCCTCGCGACCAATGGCTACCTCACCGCCAGCGATCCGCGGCCCAACTTCGGACTGGGCGACGCCACCGCGGCCGACTCGGTCGAGATTCGTTGGCCCGACGGCACGCGCCAGAAGCTCACCGACGTGATGGCCGACCAGATTCTGACGGTGAAACACGGTACCGACGATGGAGCCGCGCACGCTGAGCCCAGCCGGCCGGAGTCCGCGATTCCGGCACCAGCAACCGTCCGGAAGTAA